The Elusimicrobiota bacterium DNA window TTCCTTGATTAGCCATGATTTAATTTATCGGCTGCATAAAATAATAGCCGAAGGGGCTTCAGAAAAAGGAACTACTCCCGGAAAATACAGAAATGTGCAGAACTATGTTGTAAACGGCCTGGGTCAGGTTATATATAAGCCGCCAACACCTAAGGATGTATCTAAACTGATGAATAGTTTTGTTAAATATGTAAATATCGAAGCCGAAGAATATTTGCCTATAATTTCTTCGGGAATTGTTCACTATAACTTTGTATCAATTCACCCTTTTGTTGATGGGAACGGCCGCTTGGCGCGATTACTGGGCACATGGGAGCTGATTCGCCGCAAATTTGATACAGAACATATTTTTTCAATAGATGATATTATCTATGAACATAAAGCCGCATATTATTCAGCGTTACAAAGTGTGCAAGGTGCGCAATATTCAAAATCTACTGATAAAGATCTTACTCCATGGCTGGAATTTTACTTAGAGGTAATGGCAGAGTCTCTGACTTGTGCCTGGCAGAGAATTATAAGGATACCAACAGATTCAATGTCTGAACAATTATCACTTACTCCCAAGCAGGAGAAGCTGGTTAATCTTCTAAAGGATTCTGGAAATTTAAGCTCAAAGGATTTGGCTAAAGCTTTAAAAATTACGGTGCAGGGTGTTCATTTTATCCTGAAACCTCTTATAAAAGCAAAAATAATAAAGCGTCGTGGCGGCAAAAAAACCGGTGCCTTTGGGCTAAGTTAATTTTTTAAAAGTTAGAAGTGTTCTCCAAATCTATGCGAGGTTAAGGACAAGCAAGATGAACAAAAAAAGCATTTACGATGTCTTAAACATATCCGATCCTAACGATAAAGTCAGTCAATGGTTAAATGTGTCAATTATCATATTGATTATTTTAAATGTTTTGTCTGTGATATTTGAGACTGTGGAAAGTATATATTCAAGCTATGTTATTTATTTCAATGTATTTGAAACTATATCCGTAATGATATTTACGATTGAATATCTACTAAGACTATGGACCTGTTTATTATTTTTATCCTGCTGTATATGAACACTAAATCAACAGTAAAATCCTTAATTATATTAATGGCTGTCCCTTTTTCGCTTGTCGGCGCAATCTGGTTCCTTTATATATTGGGTTATAATATTTCCATAGCAGTCTGGGTTGGCATGATAGCATTGATGGGTCTGGATGCTGAAACAGGTGTTTTTATGCTGATGTACCTGGATATGTCTTATGACGATGCTGTCCGCCGCGGAAAGATGAATTCATATTCTGACCTGGAGGAGGCAATTATCCACGGCGCTGTGAAAAGAATTCGGCCGAAAATGATGACCGTTATGGCGATTTTTATGGGCCTTATTCCTATTATGTGGTCCATGAGCACAGGGTCTGACGTAATGAAACGCATTGCCGCTCCGATGATTGGCGGTGTATTCACAAGTTTTATACTGGAACTGCTGGTTTACCCCGCCATATATGCCACCTGGAAGAAACGCACACTACTCCAAAATTATATACGGTAGCAATTTTGGAGTACGCACCTTGCGTAACTAATTGCACCTCAAATACGTCTTAATAAGTGAAAACCATGGATGAAAGCCTTATAAAAGACATAATCGGCAAAGCTAAAAATCTTGACCTGTCTGCGTTAGAAGTGCTATGCGAGCATTTCTATCATCGGATTTACAATTATATTTTTTTTAAAGTTAGCAGCAGGCCTGATGCTGAAGATTTAACCAGCGAAGTTTTTATAAGAATGGTAAAAAGTATTGCTCAGCAGTCGGGCGATTTTAAAACGTGGCTTTACAAAATTGCATCAAATATGGTGATAGATCATTATCGGCAGAAAGCATCAATAAAAAAAACTATGTCACGATATGAAGAATTTTTACAGCTAGATAATCAAAAGAGTAATAACCGGAATTCAGGTGACTATGATAATTTGTTTTATGCTCTGACGCAGGAACAGCATGAGGTTGTAGCTTTAAGGTTTGTAGACGGTTTTAATGTTTCAGAAATATCAAAAATAATGCAGAAGTCAGAAAATGCAGTCAAAGCGCTGCAATTCAGAGCGATGGTTACTTTGAGGGAAAAATTCAAGAAACAACCCGTCAACAGCCTCATAACTTTTGAACTTTTAGAAAATCAGGGAGTGTGCTAGATGCAAACAAAAATTGAAGATGTGTTGGATCAGGCGATTGACCAGCTTAACAAAGGTAAAAGCATTCATGATTGCCTGGATGCTTATCCGGAATACGCGGACGAATTAGCGCCTCTTTTAGCTACAGCGCAGAAACTGCAGGAAATTCAAATAAAGCAACCGCACGTATGTAAGTTATCAGAAACAATCGAAAAGGTAAGGGAAACAGCTGTCCTGATGAAAACACAAGATTCTAAGTCCTTCCCGTTTGTTCCCTTAAACACAATAGTCAGAATGTCTGTAGCTGCCGGTTTTATATTTTTAGCGGTCATTGGCGTAATGTCATTTTCTTCGCGTTCCCTGCCGGGAGAATCATGGTATTCCATTAAATTGTTCTGTGAAAAAATAGATCTGGATTATTTAACGTCTAAAAGTAATAAAGCTTCAAAACATATTGAATTGGCTGATAAAAGGTTGAACGAAGTCCAAAAGGTTGCGCAGGCCAGGCATGTGATTGATAAAAATACTTTACATGAAATGCACGTACATACTGAAATTGCGCTTGATCAGGTCGATGAATATCCTGATGAGGAGGCTGCTGCTTTTTTAAAAAGAATCGAACAGCTTCACCGCCGGCAGATTGGGCAGTTAACAAAGACTCAGTCGGATTTTTACTCGGAGAGAAGTAATATGAATGAGATAAACCAGTCAATTCAGCTTTGCAGCGACCGCATGGATTGGGTCCAACAGGCGAATGAGGGGGATTAGATGTTTAAGAATTTTGTTGGTTTAATGTTTTTAGTAGTTTTTGCAGCTGGTACGGCAGTTTTCGCGCAATCAGAGGGATGTAAGACTTCTTGCCCGATGGCAAAAAAAAGTTGTTCATGCAAAGGTGAGGTAATTTCGGTTGATACAGCGGCAAATACAATATCGCTAAAATGTAAAAAGGGCGATTGCCAAGTTTCTTTGACTGACAAAACGAAAATTATGCAGGGTAAGGATGTAAAAACGATCTCGGACATAAATTCGGGCGTGAAAGTAATAATAAAGTATTCAACAAAAGACGGGAAGAATGAAGCAAAAAAAGTTTTAATTGAACCGGTGGCGCCTTCAGGTAAAAAGAAGTAAACTTCCTAAAATACAACGCCCCGTCGTGTTACCAGTCTAACACGGCGGGGCAATATTTAAGAACTAAAAAAACAATCAAAAATCTGTTATAATATGTATATCATGCAAAAACACAATATTTCTCTCCCCGAGATATTTTATACGGTTCAAAAATCTAAAATTGACAAACTCCTCCCAAGGGTCGTCAAACATGTCAATTTCTTAACGTTTTTTTCACCTAAATATCTCTATGTCGTTCAATATTGTGTTTTTGCATATAAATAATTTGGAGGTGTTATAATGGAAGAAGGAATCAGGGAAATCAATGAGAAAGTAAAAAAAGAAAGCATGTTTATCCAGGAACTTACCGCGGAAATCGGCAAGGTAATCGTAGGGCAGGACTATATCATTGAAAGACTGCTTATAGGGCTTTTAGGAAACGGCCATATTTTAATTGAAGGCGTGCCCGGGCTGGCAAAAACCCTGCTGATTAAAACTCTTTCGGACTGCGTCCAGACAAAATTCCAAAGAATCCAGTTTACCCCGGACCTTTTGCCTGCAGATATAATAGGAACGCTTATTTTTAACCAAAAAAGCGGCGAGTTTACGGTTAAGAAAGGCCCTATATTTGCAAATATAATTCTCGCTGACGAAATCAACCGAGCGCCCGCAAAAGTCCAGTCGGCGCTGCTGGAAGCCATGCAGGAAAGGCAGATTACTATCGGTGAAAATACCTATAAACTGGACGAGCCTTTTCTCGTTCTTGCAACACAGAATCCCATTGAGCAGGAAGGGACCTATCCTCTGCCGGAAGCGCAGGTAGATAGGTTTATGCTTAAAGCAAAAATAACCTATCCGGATAAAGAGGAAGAACGTAAAATTATGGACCGGATGACTGTAGGTACCGTGCCGGAAGCAAAAAAAATAATCAGCCCAAAAGATATTATCAAAGCAAGGGAAGTTGTAAACCAGGTTTATATGGACGACAAAATTAAAAACTACATCATTGACATAGTTTTTGCCAGCCGCAACCCTGAGAATTATAAGCTTCCTGATTTGAAATCAACCATAGCTTACGGCGCCAGCCCCAGGGCGACAATTTACCTTACAATCGCCAGCAAAGCTTACGCATTCCTGCACAGCCGCGGGTATGTAACGCCGGATGACGTAAAATCCGTAGCAATGGATGTGTTGAGGCACAGAATAATTCTTTCCTACGAAGCAGAAGCTGAAGAACTTACGTCTGAAAATGTCGTAAAACAGATTTTGGATAGCGTAGAAGTTCCTTAAGCCCATGATTCCTAAAGAAATTTTAAAACAGATAAAGCGTATTCAAATACGCACCGGCCGGATGGTAAATGATGTGTTTGCCGGACAGTATAGCAGTGTATTCAAAGGGCGCGGCATGGAATTCAGCGAAGTCCGCGAGTACCAGCCCGGAGATGAAGTAAGAACTATTGATTGGAACGTTTCCGCGCGTTACGGCAGGCCTTTTGTAAAGAAATTCACCGAAGAGCGCGAGCTTACCATTATGCTATTGGTGGATATGAGCCGTTCCGAGAAATTCGGCACGAAAGATAAAACAAAAGAAGAAATAGCCGCGGAAATAGCGTCCGTGCTGGCGTTTTCTGCCGTAAAAAATAATGACAAAGTCGGTATGATAATTTTTACCGATAAGATAGAAAAATACATCCCTCCTAAAAAAACAATTACACACATTTTAAGAATAATAAGCGAAATCCTTTATTATAAACCAGAAAACACCGGCACCGATATTACCGTGGCGCTGGAATACCTTTGCCGGGTCCAGAAAAAAAGAGCTACCGTGTTTATTATTTCGGATTTCATTGATCCGAAAGGTTATGCCCATGCGCTGAGGGTTGCGGGCAGAAAACATGACCTGGTTGCAATAACACTCACTGATAAAAGGGAAGAAAACATCCCTGCCGGTTATTTCTATGAACTTACAGACGGCGAAACAGGGCAGCGGGTTGTGATTGATGCAAGAAACCAGGATAAAGTAAATGAATTTATTGAGCTTGCAAGGCAAGAAAGGGTGAAAAAAGAACAGTTGTTTAAGAAATCAAAAATTGACTTTATCCCGATAAGTACGGACAAACCCTATGCGGATCCATTGTTAAAATTTTTCTATATGCGTGAAAGAAGGTTTAGGTAATCAGCTGACTGGGTTATGAATAAAATTGTCTTTAAAATCATATTGTTGTTGTCATTGAGTTCGAACCTTTATTCAAGTGAAGTTCCAATCAATGTTTTAGCCGGAGCGGATAAAAAAGAAATTACTCTCGGCGATACTTTTGAATATGTTCTTAATCTAGAATACCCGAAAGATTATAAGTTTAACCTGCCTGATTTCACTTCAATTTTCAACGGTTTTGAAATACGCAAGCAAACCAACATTGCCCCCAGGTCCCGGGGATGGTTGTTTGGCACGAAACATTATGAGGTGCAATTCAAATTTGAACTGACTAATTTTAATATCGGTGATCAAATGATCAGCTCATTTACTGTTACATTTGCCGGCCCTTCCGGCGAAATAAAAGAAAGTGTCGTTCCTGAAACAATAGTAAAAGTAACCCCTGTAAAAGAAAACGCGCAGGATGTGCAGGATATCCGCGATATAAAACCGCCGTTATCGATAGGAATTAATACACTCCTTTTGTTTGTTATAATCATTTTTATTCTGGTAGGAGCATATTTATACTTTTTAATGCGTAAAAAAGAAGGGCCTGCTGTTGAAGGACAGGTTATTGAAGAACAGAGGTTATCTCCTGAAGAGCTTGCTAATAAACGGCTTGATGAACTGCTTGCAAAAAATCTCATAAAAGAAGGCCCTTTGGGGATAAAGCAATTTTATATTGAATTATCCGACATCATAAGAAGGTACATTTCAGAAAAATACGGTGTTCCCGTAATCGAGAGGACCACGGATGAGGTTTGCCGCGATTTGAAAAAATCAGGGCAAGCGGATAAAAAATCCCAGATAGAAATAAAGGAATTCCTTGAGAACTGCGATATGGTAAAGTTTGCTAAATACATCCCCCTGGACAACGAAATAAACGGCGATGTGGAAAAAGGAAGAGAGATAATAAAAATATGAGGTTTGCAAATCCGGTATTATTGCTGTTTTTATTGTTAATTCCGGCAGTTGTGTGGTATTTTGTAAAAAAACACAAGTCGTCATCTATTCTATACCCCAATATAGGGCTGTTAAGTAAAGTATTTCCTGTAGATAATCAAAGAAACAAAATTTTGCTGATTATGCGCATGTGTGCGCTTGTTCTTTTAATTCTTGCTTTCGCGCGGCCTCAAAAGGGTTTGGTAACCAGTGAATCCAGCACAAAAGGCATAGACATAATGCTTTGCATAGACACTTCATCAACCATGCAGGCGCTGGATTTTCAGCCGAAAAACCGCCTGGAAGTCGCAAAAGAGACCGCAAAAGATTTTATTAAAGCAAGAAAGCATGACAGGATAGGCATAGTTGTTTTTAGCGGGCTGAGTTTTACCCAATGCCCGCTCACTCTTGACCATGATGCGTTGTTTGAATTTTTGGATAAAGTCCAGATTGGCATCGCGCAGATGGACGGCACAGCCATTGGGTCGGCTATAATGACCTGCATAAGCCGCCTTAAAGACAGCACAGGAAAAAGCAAGGTTGTAATATTGCTCAGCGACGGCAGGAATAATATGGGCGAAGTGGACCCGATAACTGCCAGCAAGGCAGCGCAATCTGTTGATATAAAAATTTATACCATCGGCATAGGCGTTCCCGGCAAAGCCTTGTTTCCCGTACAGGATCCCATGTTCGGATTGCAATATGTGTATATTCCGGAGGAACTTGATGAAGGCATGATGACAAATATAGCTGAAATTACCGGCGGTAAATATTTCCGCGCCAAAACTTACGGTGGTTTTAAGGATATTTTCAAGCAGATAGACAAGCTCGAAAAATCAGAAATTAAAACTGACCAGTACACGGAATACGGTGAATTATACCGTTTCTTTCTTTTGCCGGCGTTTTTGCTGATATTGGCCGAGATAATTTTGGCCAAGACTATTTTTAGGAAAATACCATGAACTTTGACGCGAGGTTTTATTTATACTTGGCGGTTTTTGTCATTCCCGCAGTGCTGGCAGGGATGGCTTATTTGACAAGGAAATACAGGAACGAGCTCAAAAGCTTCAGCGACGAGAAAATGTACCCTGTTTTATTTGATGTACAGGTTTTCAAAGCAAGGAAAACGAAAAACATTCTGCTGGTTCTCGTTATTTTCTTTTTGCTTTTAACTCTTGCCGGGCCGCGGTTCGGCACAAAACTTGTCAATATAAAAAGGAAATCAATTGATATAATTATTGCGCTTGACTGCTCAAAGAGCATGCTTGCCGAAGATATCCTGCCAAATAGAATGTCAAAGGTTAAAGATTTGTTTTCGATATTGATAGACAGGCTTAAAGAGAACAGGATAGGCGTGCTAGCGTTCAGCGGGGTCGCCTTTACCCAGTGCCCGCTTACTTATGATAACAATGCCGCAAAAATGCTTCTTGGGATGATTGATACAAACCTGATTCCTTTTCCGGGGACATCCCTGGGTTCTGCCATAAAGCTTGCAACAAAAAGTTTCGGGGAAGACAAATATTCAAATAAAGTTCTTGTCCTGCTGACTGACGGTGAGGACCATAAAAGCGATCCTCTGGATGCCGCGCAGGAAGCCAGGGATTATGGAATAAGGATTTTTACTGTAGGTATCGGCACTACCCGGGGCGAAGTTATCCCGATGAAGGATGAAAATGGGAATACTTTTGAATATAAAAGAAACAAAAAGGGCGAGGTTGTCGCCAGTAAACTTGACGAAAATACTCTTATGCAGATTGCCCAGGCGACGGACGGTAAATATTATTCGCTTTCCTATGCCGATACCGGCGTGGTGGAACAGCTGTTGGATGATTTAAACAATATAGAGAAAAAGGAAACAAAAAGCGGTGTGTATAATTTGTATGAACATAGGTTCCAGTACACCCTGCTGATTGCGATTGTTTTGTTGCTGATAGAAATGTTTATCCCGGAAATAAAAAAACAAACCCCCACGTGAACTCTCCCTGCCTCTCTTTCACAAAGAGAGGGGACAAGGAGCTCTCTTCCCCTCTTTTTGAAAGAGGGGATTTAGGGGAGTTAATAAAATATGAATAAATTAACCCTGACTTCTGTTTTAATTATTTTGAACTGCAGTATTATATTCGCCGGCGCTGGCAGCAGCGTGAACAAAGGGAATAAATTTTTTAGAAACAATCAGTTTAATGAAGCTCTTTCAGCCTATCAGAATGCCCAGATAAACGATCCCAGCTCACCAATAGTCAATTACAACATGGGAGATGCTTTATATAAGCTTGGCAGTTATGAAGATGCGCTGACCGAGTATAATAAAGCCCTCAAAATTAAGGACAAGAAAACTAAAAGCAAAATTTACTACAATATAGGCAATACAATGTACCGCCTCCAGAAAAAAGACGAGGCGATTGCAAATTATAAGAAAACTTTGGAATTAAATTCTAAAGATGAAGATGCGAAGTATAACCTGCAATACCTTTTACAGGAGATGAAACAGCAAAAACAACAAAACAAGGACGGTAAAGACAACAAGGACAATAAAGACAAACAGAAACAACAGCAGGATCAGAAAAACCAGCAAAACAAACAGGATCAACAGAAACAGCAGCAGAAGCAGGCAGGGGAGAAGAAAGAAGAAAAGAAGAAGAAGTATATGTCAAAGGAAGATGTTGAGCGGCTTTTGCAGATGTCGAGAGAGCAGGAGAAGGAAGCGATGAAGAAGAAGATGAAGCAGGCGGCGCCGCAGCTTCCAAAACCCGACGAAGACTGGTGAAGACTGGTAAAGCGTGCTTGAGAAATCAGTTTTTTCACTCCCTTAGGTTTTTTTACGTTTAAAGTTATGAAAAAGATTCTAATACTAATAGCCATATTAGTTTTTGCATTTATTCAGGGTGCATATGCCCAGAATGTTAATATATCCGCTTCATTTGACAGGAATAGCGCCGCAGTCGGCGAGCAGATTACGATGCAGATTTCGGTTTCCGGTGATACAAACGATATCCCCGAACCGAAGCTTCCGGGTATTCCGGATTTCAATGTATATTCTTCAGGAAGAAGCCAGAGCGTTTCAATTGTTAACGGAAAGATGTCTTCTTCCATTGCTTATAATTACGTTTTAAGCCCTACCAAGCCGGGTAAATTCACTATCGGTTCAGCAACCCTTGTTTATAAAGGACAGACCTATTCAACCCAGCCTGTAGAGATTACGGTTACTGCATCGCCACAGGCGGCTCCTGCGCAATTGCCTGCAGCTTCAGCGCAAAACCCGTCAGCGAGCCAGGCACAGCCTGCCGCAGCTTCAAGAGAACTTTTTGTTGAATCTTCGGTTGATAAAAAAACCGCGTATGTTAATGAGCAGATAACTCTCAGTTTCAAATTTTTTCACCGGGTAAGCCTTCTTTCACAGCCTCAATACTCTCCGTCCGATACAACAGGTTTTCTCACGGAAGATTTGCCGCCGCAGAAAAATTACTATACCGATATTAACGGCCAGCGTTACCTTATTACAGAAGTAAAGACTGCTCTATTTGCTACATCAAAAGGCAGGTATACGGTTGGTTCGGCTCAGTTGAGATGTACAGTCAATGATAATGGGCAAGGCGGCGAAGATATTTTTAACCAGTTTTTCGGCGGGGGCAAGACGATAGTTTTGAAAAGCGATCCAATTACTGTTGACGTAATTGATTTGCCGTCACAAAACAAACCTCAAAGTTTCACCGGGGCTGTAGGCAAGTTCAATATTTCAGCCAGCCTGGACAAAAGCCAGACAGAAACCAACCAACCAATTACTCTCAATGTGAAAATAAGCGGAAACGGGAGTATTAAAACAATTACTGAGCCTAAAGCGTCATTTCAGAATTTTAGAAAGTATGACACTATAACGTCGCTTAATATCGAAAAGCCAAATTATATAGTTTCCGGTTCGAAAGTTTTCAAAATTGTGCTTATGCCGCTGATTGCCGGCAATGTTACAATCCCGCCGGTAGAATTTACTTATTTTGACCTTGCGGAAAAAAACTACAAAACTATAAATACTCCAAGTTTAAGCGTTTCTGTCAAACCCGGAACTTCTGCTCCGCCTCCTATGCCCGCGCTTTCTTCCGGCCAGGGAACCCAGGTGCTGTCGCAGGATATAAGGTATATTAAAACAAAATTATCCGGCGCGTTATCCTCTGCGCCTATTTATAAAAGCACTTTTTTATTTGCGTTGCAGTTTATTCCGGGTATTTTCTTTTTAATCTTCTGGAGATACAATACTTACAGGCAAAACCTTTATAAGAATACCGGCCTCGTAAGGTTTACATTTGCTTATAAATCCGCGCTAAAGAAATTAAAAAAACTTAATCTTGAAATAGCCGCATTGACGCCTGATAAAGTTTCCTCGCGGATATTCGATATATTATGTTCCTATCTGGCTGATAAATTTAATGTTTCTGCCTGCGGTATCATTTCAGAAGAGGTTAGGAAAAAACTGCAGGAGAAAAATGTAAACCCTGATGCTGTAGCAAAGATAGTAATTTTGTGGGAAGAATTGCAGTTTGTCCAGTATGCGCCTGCGCAGGCAACGCAGGATAAAGTCAACGAATTGCTGAATAATACAACTATAGTCCTGAAAGAACTGGAAAAAGAATTATGATAAAAAAACTTATATTTGTTATTTCTGTGCTCTTGTTGTCCTATCTAACTGCTTTTTCGGCAGAGGATATCTCAAAAGCCGTGAATGATTTATTTGTTCAGGCAAATAAGGCTTATGAACAGAACAACTATGACCAGGCCATAGCTTTATACGAAAATGCGCTGGGCCGGTACAAAATCAACAATGACTCAATCTACTACAACCTGGGCAATTGCTATTACAGGACCAATAAAATAGGCAAAGCTGTTCTGAACTATGAGCTTGCGCTGAAAATCAATCCGCGGGATGAAGATGCCAGGTATAACCTTAATTATATCAGGACGCTTATAAAAGATATCCAGGATACAAATTTCATTGACAAATTATATCTCCTGCTGACCGCAAATGAATTAGTCCTGATTACTTTATTCGTCAACATTTGTTTCTTTATATTTCTTTGGTTATTTGTGCATAAGAAGAATCCGGCATTAAAGCCTTATTGTTTATATATAGGAATTGCATTATTGGTGCTAGGTTTTTGGGCTTATAATAGGGTAAAGGATGAAAAGAGAGTTTTTGCTGTTGTGATTACAACCCCCTGCGAAGTCCGCAGCGGCCCCGGCAAGGAATATACCGCGGGTTTGTCTGTCCAGGAAGGCAAGAAAGTTGAAATTTTAAGCCGGCAGGAAGATTGGTTTGCAGCCGGCCTTCATACCGAGAAATACAAAGGCTGGCTGGAAAAAGAAAAGGTAGAGCTGATCCTGTCAAGCCCTTTAAAAAGGTAACTTTAGTATGTACATGTCGCGCCATCTAAAATGTAACTTTGGGACATGTGAAATTATTGTTAATTTTTGATGTTTTTGTAACCAGCTTTAATCCTGGGAAAGCTTGTGTCAGAAAAATGGTTTTAAAGAAGGTTCAATAAGCAGCAACAACTGGATAAAAGCCCTAGGTGAGAAATAATCCCATTAAAAGTAATACTTTAGCCCGCCGATGAACATAAATGGCAGCATATTCACCTCGGTTCTCTTTGAATAATCTTCATTATACGCATACTGGTCAATATTTTTGTTACCGAAAGCATTAATAAACTGAATATATGTTTCCCATTTTTCAGTGAAACCCGGCATGGTTAGTTTTACATCAAACCTGTGATAATCAGGCGTGCGTTCCGATAGATATTCCGCATATTGCGGTACATAATTTCCGTTTAGATAAAGCGCTCCGGTTATAGGAGTGTAAGGCGTGCCTGTGGAATACCTGTAAGTTGTCGCAAGTTTCCATTTTTTGCTGAAATCGTAGTTCAATACCAGTGAAAAATTGTGTTTTCTTTCTCCGGAAAAAGGAAACCAATCATTTACCGGTTCAAGGTAATCAAAAGCGCTTTTCCCGTAAAGCGCAGGGTCGCTTCTTTCCAGGATTTTATCCTCCGCATTTAAATATGAATAAGAAATCCAGCCGTCCCATTTTTCGGAAACTTTTCTCTGTAAAAATAAATCCATGCCCGATGCCCTTCTTACCCCGTTATTTGTATATGACATTTGCGGGTCGCTTACGACTTTGTCATGATAATCTTTAAGATAAAATTCCAACCTGACAAAATAATTTTCAAGAAAATTATGCTCCATGCCTAAAACATAATGTATGGTTTTTTCTGATTTTATTTCTGTATTTTTAAACAGGGCAGAACCGTTAACCGGAAACTTCGTATATAATCCGGTGTTGAATTTTAGCGTGGTATCTTTTGTAATCATTAAACTCAACCCGCTTCTGGGCGAAAATGTAGTGTCGTCGGTACGGTTTAAATGCGAAATCGTTGCGCCGACATTCAGGTTAAGCAAATCCTGTTTCAGCGTTATATCGTCCTGAAGGTAGAAAACGCTGATTGTTACAGGAACCCAGTCATAAATAGTTGTACTTGTATGAACAATATAAGTGCCATCGGGCATAAACGTCCTGTATTTTGATGTATAGTAAACATAGAGCGAAAGATCAAAGACACCCAATCCCTGCTCAATATCATGAATCCCTGTTTTATATTCCGCCTTCTGGCTTCCAAAAAGCCAC harbors:
- a CDS encoding BatD family protein, translating into MKKILILIAILVFAFIQGAYAQNVNISASFDRNSAAVGEQITMQISVSGDTNDIPEPKLPGIPDFNVYSSGRSQSVSIVNGKMSSSIAYNYVLSPTKPGKFTIGSATLVYKGQTYSTQPVEITVTASPQAAPAQLPAASAQNPSASQAQPAAASRELFVESSVDKKTAYVNEQITLSFKFFHRVSLLSQPQYSPSDTTGFLTEDLPPQKNYYTDINGQRYLITEVKTALFATSKGRYTVGSAQLRCTVNDNGQGGEDIFNQFFGGGKTIVLKSDPITVDVIDLPSQNKPQSFTGAVGKFNISASLDKSQTETNQPITLNVKISGNGSIKTITEPKASFQNFRKYDTITSLNIEKPNYIVSGSKVFKIVLMPLIAGNVTIPPVEFTYFDLAEKNYKTINTPSLSVSVKPGTSAPPPMPALSSGQGTQVLSQDIRYIKTKLSGALSSAPIYKSTFLFALQFIPGIFFLIFWRYNTYRQNLYKNTGLVRFTFAYKSALKKLKKLNLEIAALTPDKVSSRIFDILCSYLADKFNVSACGIISEEVRKKLQEKNVNPDAVAKIVILWEELQFVQYAPAQATQDKVNELLNNTTIVLKELEKEL
- a CDS encoding tetratricopeptide repeat protein; this encodes MIKKLIFVISVLLLSYLTAFSAEDISKAVNDLFVQANKAYEQNNYDQAIALYENALGRYKINNDSIYYNLGNCYYRTNKIGKAVLNYELALKINPRDEDARYNLNYIRTLIKDIQDTNFIDKLYLLLTANELVLITLFVNICFFIFLWLFVHKKNPALKPYCLYIGIALLVLGFWAYNRVKDEKRVFAVVITTPCEVRSGPGKEYTAGLSVQEGKKVEILSRQEDWFAAGLHTEKYKGWLEKEKVELILSSPLKR
- a CDS encoding TonB-dependent receptor plug domain-containing protein, which codes for MKNTFFTVFLFLFFYTAALARETAQNPAVTGAIISTITSNSFSEIKMEITYTPPKKTTGSKQKVKAEQINKATTHLFSDSLKVVQTLPGVVTGNDFSSLMYIRGGNSYETLGFIDNVLVANPYIWGGNQSIFNPSFIESVDFYSGGFPAKYPEALSGVLDVKNKEGNYEKTSGFFELSAATIEGFIQGPVEKYKSSYIFGVRRTQYDLFANAFSTNTNTIFPFFYDSQGKFTWEKDQFNKLSVNFLASYEGMDFELGEEISAGDFSGFFHYRATKIMPSFNWYHIIDDKLSLIYTFAYTDSPSDYKLSGTNFSFHSIGNERWLFGSQKAEYKTGIHDIEQGLGVFDLSLYVYYTSKYRTFMPDGTYIVHTSTTIYDWVPVTISVFYLQDDITLKQDLLNLNVGATISHLNRTDDTTFSPRSGLSLMITKDTTLKFNTGLYTKFPVNGSALFKNTEIKSEKTIHYVLGMEHNFLENYFVRLEFYLKDYHDKVVSDPQMSYTNNGVRRASGMDLFLQRKVSEKWDGWISYSYLNAEDKILERSDPALYGKSAFDYLEPVNDWFPFSGERKHNFSLVLNYDFSKKWKLATTYRYSTGTPYTPITGALYLNGNYVPQYAEYLSERTPDYHRFDVKLTMPGFTEKWETYIQFINAFGNKNIDQYAYNEDYSKRTEVNMLPFMFIGGLKYYF